One region of Chaetodon auriga isolate fChaAug3 chromosome 5, fChaAug3.hap1, whole genome shotgun sequence genomic DNA includes:
- the LOC143320805 gene encoding zinc-binding protein A33-like encodes MAEKTALKGYLSCHVCSETFRDPVSLSCNHSFCSNCLQQFWEQAKNKNCPICKRKSSKELPLVNFALKELADSFAGRQKSESSETEKGKKKEKEQVVCDEHPDVSYWFCEDEQRAVCPVCEFSLHHSHKVVPVEQAVSELKDQLKSDLQSLQDKRDKYKRVEKTCKEMIQHSKKQLLSTEKQIRAEFNKLHQFLKEEEESRLAALREEGEQRKRTVSREMKMIEQQISSLSDSICAVEEELQKHNVPFLSSYKATQSRARVQCSLSDPQLLSGALIDVAKHLGNLSFTVWKKMKDKVHFSPVILDPNTGHPWLYLSDDLTSVTCGDTEQQLPDNPERYTKYTTVLGSEGFSSGKHSWEVEVGDHPDWTVGLAKESVDRKEEILLSPEYGIWCLTHESGKYTDVLGETVTVKKSLQRIRVQLDYDRGEVSFYDPEDMTHIYAYKDTFTEKLFPYFEIGDADDAKTAAIKMFQSDVSV; translated from the coding sequence ATGGCTGAGAAAACTGCTCTCAAAGGTTACCTGAGTtgccatgtgtgttcagagactttcagagatcctgtgtctctgagctgcaaccacagcttctgttcaaACTGCCTGCAGCAATTCTGggaacaagctaaaaacaaaaactgtcccatttgtaaaagaaaatcatCAAAAGAACTTCCATTAGTGAACTTTGCATTGAAGGAACTGGCTGACTCCTTTGCTGGGAGACAGAAATCTGAATcatctgagacagaaaaaggaaagaagaaagagaaagagcaggtcGTGTGTGATGAACATCCAGATGTCTCTTATTGGTTCTGTGAGGACGAGCagcgagctgtgtgtcctgtctgtgagttttctctgcacCACAGTCACAAGGTGGTTCCTGTAGAAcaagcagtcagtgagctgaaggaccagctgaaatctgacttacagtctctgcaggacaagagggacaaatacaaacgagtggagaaaacatgcaaagaaatgattcaacactccaagaagcagctgttgtccacagagaagcagatcagagcagagttcaacaagctccaccagttcctgaaagaggaagaggagtccagactggcagctctgagggaggaaggggagcagaggaagaggactgtgagcagagagatgaagatgattgagcagcagatctcctctctgtcagacagtatctgtgctgttgaagaagagctgcagaaacacaacgtgccattcctcagcagttataaagccactcagagcagagccagagtccagtgctcactgtcagatccacagctgctctcaggagctctgatagatgtggccaaacacctgggcaacctgtccttcacagtctggaagaagatgaaggacaagGTCCACTTCAGTCCTGTCATTCTGGACCCAAACACTGGACACCCCTGGCTCTatctgtctgatgatctgaccaGTGTGACGtgtggagacacagagcagcagcttcctgacaaTCCAGAGAGATACACTAAATACACCACTGTTCTGGGCTCTGAGGGCTTCAGCTCAGGGAAacacagctgggaggtggaggtgggagaccaTCCTGACTGGACTGTGGGTTTGGCTAAAGAGTCAGttgacaggaaggaggagataTTACTTTCACCAGAATATGGAATCTGGTGTTTAACGCATGAAAGTGGAAAATACACTGATGTGCTTGGTgagactgtcacagtgaagaagagtctccagaggatcagagtccagctggactATGACAGGGGGGAGGTGTCCTTCTACGACCCTGAAGACATGACTCACATCTACGCTTACAAAGacactttcactgagaaactcttcCCATATTTTGAAATTGGAGACGCTGATGATGCTAAAACTGCTGCTATCAAAATGTTtcaaagtgatgtttctgtgtga
- the LOC143320806 gene encoding retinol dehydrogenase 14, with amino-acid sequence MKGISSQGSNHREMYLFYTVIASLVSFFILKWMKRRRYCTDLKRLDGKTVLITGGNSGIGKDTAVALAMRGARVIIACRDVDKAEKAVREIKFKSHSLNVLHMELDLANLRSVREFSKSFLQREKRLDVLINNAGMPGVLDWTDDGFSMCFGVNHLGHFLLTNLLLPRLKECAPSRVVTLTCSTYKYQKLDFQDLNYNLLPFFTYCRSKLANIYFSQELARITEGKGVTSHVVHPGFVQSGWTCHYSILFRMLMQVIMWMFSVPCEVGAQTVIYCAVSDEAAKHSGGYFVDCRPATLRPFARDAGVAKKLWEASERLVKLA; translated from the exons ATGAAAGGTATCAGCTCTCAAGGCAGCAATCATagagaaatgtatttattctaCACTGTCATCGCGTCtttagtttcttttttcattttgaaatggaTGAAAAGGAGGAGGTATTGCACGGATCTAAAAAGACTTGATGGCAAAACAGTTCTTATTACAG GTGGGAATTCTGGCATTGGCAAGGACACAGCTGTTGCCTTGGCAATGAGAGGTGCTCGTGTCATCATCGCTTGCAGAGATGTGGACAAGGCTGAGAAGGCTGTGAGGGAGATCAAGTTCAAGAGTCACAGCCTGAACGTCCTTCACATGGAGCTGGATCTGGCCAACCTGCGCTCTGTAAGGGAATTCAGTAAGAGCTTCCTCCAGAGGGAGAAGAGGCTGGATGTCCTGATCAATAATGCAG GCATGCCCGGCGTCCTCGACTGGACGGACGACGGCTTCAGCATGTGTTTTGGCGTCAACCACCTGGGTCACTTCCTCCTAACCAATCTACTTCTGCCTCGGCTGAAGGAGTGTGCCCCCAGCCGGGTGGTCACCCTCACGTGCTCCACCTACAAATACCAGAAACTGGACTTCCAGGACCTCAACTACAATCTGCTGCCCTTCTTCACCTACTGCCGCAGCAAGCTGGCCAACATCTACTTCAGTCAGGAACTGGCCCGCATCACCGAAGGGAAAGGAGTGACCTCCCATGTTGTGCACCCTG GTTTTGTTCAAAGTGGTTGGACGTGCCACTACTCCATCCTGTTCCGGATGCTGATGCAGGTGATcatgtggatgttttctgtGCCGTGTGAGGTTGGAGCTCAGACTGTCATCTACTGTGCTGTGTCAGATGAAGCTGCCAAACACAGCGGGGGTTACTTTGTCGACTGCCGACCTGCTACTCTGCGTCCTTTTGCAAGAGATGCTGGTGTGGCAAAAAAACTGTGGGAGGCCAGTGAGAGACTGGTGAAACTGGCCTGA
- the susd2 gene encoding sushi domain-containing protein 2 yields the protein MTATLRGAIFLCGVFLVSLSKTAGQTCRGQCGHILEECSCRTTCVSLLNCCADYNQSCFQVVPHSSSMLGGRALRILSLDLHPGESLLCRFKGEIEREGFIDAEGRAHCISPLLYETGWIPFAVSTNGKTFDRSGEYLSVHPSKVDPAFEVTLVNATQWQYYGTPNMAGRLKMTWNSSLIGAEKVNVELWGYREFSSGAEAATNGSSSLQAELRYLYSLGRSMSNTGAFSFIPEPSQDYSDWELGNIRITASSKPDGARDVQGLWSGGHVLAWHLEQAFRDDSAAWAKTKCLQWDVLEKKLPNFLDELMDCPCTLAQARADTGRFHADYSCDIERGSVCTYHPGSVHCVRAIQASPTHGSGQQCCYDSTGALMLTGDSVGGSTPDRAHDWGSPPYREPPRVPGYSHWLYDVMSFYYCCLWSDRCHIYFNRRPSSGCQNYRPPRAGVVLGDPHFVTFDGLSYTFNGKGEFYLVSSPDRELSVQARTEQVKLKNGTLARATWLSSVAMKEKASDVVEVRLAEGQLQVLRNQKVLPVTEQRWMDLHGVFVFVPSPQDLTVIFLSGAGVEVHVHEGTMSATVLLPTEFTNHTQGLLGLMNSDPSDDLVTQAGEVISSADATSEQIFTFGAGWNISKKSSLFTYDSEYLLDNYYFPPSHDPVFIPAFSLPEGPDDPLVADMLRVCFGEGAKFCKYDTLTTRSLTMGNATLKAYQRHRAQTAALEPVVSCGWLPTPRNGKKNGTHYLEGNTLSFTCNQGYILYGSTERTCLNDGTWTGEQPYCITDDNVGFVLGAVGSLSALVTMGVMVHLHNRKQDREKKEKLDQMVTQEQTC from the exons ATGACAGCAACACTGAGAGGGGCCATATTTCTATGTGgagtttttcttgtttccttATCTAAAACAGCTG GTCAAACATGCAGGGGACAGTGTGGACACATATTGGAGGAATGCTCCTGCCGTACGacctgtgtgtctttgctgaACTGCTGTGCAGACTACAACCAGTCCTGTTTCCAGGTGGTGCCTCACTCCAGCTCCATGCTGGGTGGACGAGCTCTGAGGATCCTCAGTTTGGACCTTCATCCTGGTGAGAGCCttctctgcag GTTTAAAGGAGAGATTGAGCGAGAAGGGTTTATTGATGCTGAAGGCCGTGCTCACTGCATCTCTCCTTTATTGTATGAGACAGGCTGGATACCATTTGCTGTCTCAACAAATGGAAAAACTTTTGACAGATCAGGAGAGTACTTGTCAG TTCACCCCAGTAAAGTAGATCCAGCCTTTGAAGTCACCCTGGTGAATGCAACACAGTGGCAGTACTACGGCACGCCGAACATGGCAGGACGGCTTAAGATGACGTGGAACAGCTCTTTGATTGGTGCAGAGAAGGTCAATGTAGAGCTGTGGGGTTACAGAGAGTTCAGCAGCGGCGCAGAGGCAGCGACGAATGGGTCATCCTCTCTGCAGGCCGAGCTGCGCTATCTCTACTCTCTCGGCAGGAGTATGTCCAACACTGGTGCCTTCAGCTTCATCCCTGAGCCCTCACAGGACTACTCTGACTGGGAGTTGGGGAATATCCGGATCACTGCTAGCTCGAAGCCAGATGGAGCAAG GGATGTCCAGGGGCTCTGGAGTGGAGGTCATGTCTTAGCTTGGCACCTGGAGCAGGCTTTCAGAGATGACTCTGCAGCCTGGGCCAAGACCAAGTGTCTGCAGTGGGACGTCTTGGAGAAGAAGCTGCCCAACTTCCTGGATGAGCTCATGGACTGTCCTTGCACTCTGGCACAGGCCCGAGCAGACACGGGCAGGTTTCAT GCTGACTATAGTTGTGACATTGAGAGGGGCAGTGTCTGCACTTATCATCCAGGTAGCGTCCATTGTGTCAGAGCAATTCAGGCCAG TCCTACACATGGTTcagggcagcagtgctgctatGACAGCACAGGTGCTCTGATGCTGACAGGAGACTCAGTCGGTGGCAGCACCCCAGACAGGGCTCACGACTGGGGCTCACCTCCGTACCGCGAGCCACCACGGGTGCCGGGGTACTCCCACTGGCTTTACGATGTCATGAGTTTCTACTACTGCTGCCTGTGGTCTGACCGCTGCCACATCTACTTCAACCGTCGACCCTCTAGCGGATGTCAGAACTACCGGCCCCCAAGAGCTG GTGTTGTCCTCGGCGATCCGCATTTCGTAACGTTCGACGGCCTCAGCTACACCTTCAATGGAAAAGGAGAGTTCTACCTTGTGTCTTCGCCAGACAGAGAGCTGAGTGTTCAGGCCAGAACAGAACAGGTGAAACTTAAGAACG GCACCTTGGCCAGAGCCACGTGGCTGTCATCAGTGGCTATGAAGGAGAAGGCCTCTGATGTCGTCGAGGTACGTCTAGCAGAGGGCCAGCTTCAGGTGCTGAGGAACCAAAAGGTCCTTCCTGTCACCGAGCAGAGATGGATGGACCTACACG gagtgtttgtgtttgtccccAGTCCTCAGGACTTGACGGTAATCTTCCTCTCCGGTGCTGGCGTGGAGGTTCATGTACATGAAGGAACCATGTCAGCGACCGTCCTGCTTCCAACAGAGTTCACCAACCACACTCAGGGTCTCCTTGGCCTGATGAACTCCGACCCATCAGATGACCTGGTGACCCAAGCAGGAGAGGTCATCTCCTCGGCCGACGCCACGTCGGAGCAAATCTTCACCTTTGGAGCCGGCT GGAACATTTCAAAGAAGTCCTCCCTTTTCACATATGACTCAGAGTACCTTTTGGACAACTACTATTTCCCACCAAGCCACGATCCTGTGTTCATTCCTGCCTTTTCTCTACCTGAGGGACCTGATGACCCTCTGGTGGCAGACATGTTGAGGGTGTGCTTTGGAGAAGGAGCGAAGTTCTGTAAATATGATACCCTGACCACTCGGAGCCTCACAATGGGAAACGCCACACTCAAGGCCTACCAGAGACATCGAGCCCAAACGGCAGCTCTGGAGCCAG TGGTGTCTTGCGGCTGGCTTCCCACACCCAGGAATGGCAAGAAGAATGGGACACATTACTTGGAGGGAAACACTCTGAGCTTCACCTGCAATCAAGGCTACATACTGTACGGTTCTACAGAGCGCACTTGTCTGAATGATGGGACCTGGACAGGAGAGCAACCTTACTGCATAACAG ATGACAATGTGGGGTTTGTACTTGGCGCCGTTGGTTCCCTCTCAGCGCTGGTCACAATGGGGGTAATGGTCCATCTGCACAACAGGAAACAAGACAG